Below is a window of Stappia sp. DNA.
CTCCGCCATTTCCAGCCACATTGCGTTCACGACCGCGAAGAGGGCCGCGACGGGCAGTCCGAGAAGCCAGGCGAAATACCACATGGCGAGTGTCCTTCTAATATGCGGTTTCGCTTTCGGTGACGTCGGCCTCGCCGACCTTGCCCCACAGCACCTTGTAGACCCAGGCGGTGTAGGCAAGGATGATCGGCATGAAGATCACCGTCATCACCAGCATGACGAACAGCGTGAGGTGCGACGAGGAGCTGTCCCACACCGTCAGCGACGAGCGCGGGTCGATGGTCGAGGGCAGGATGAAGGGGAACATCGTCAGGCCCACCGTCGAGATCACGCCGAGGATCGCCATCTTCGACGCGAGCAGCGTCGAGACCTCGCGGCCCGCCTTGAGGCCAAGGAAGGTAAGCGCGGCCCCCGCAAAGCCCATCAGCGGGGCGATCGCGATCCACGGACGTTCCGCATAGGCGCTCATCCAGGAGCCCGCGTGCACGACCTCCGTCAGACGCGGATTGGACGGCCCGTCGGTCGCGACCGGGCCGGTGAAGGCGTAGCCGTCGATGCCGACCGCCAGCCACACGCCGGCCAGCGCGAAGCTCGCCATGGCGACCAGTGCCGCCACCGCGCCGAAGGTCCGCGCGCGGGTGGCGACCGGCCCTTCCGCCTTGAGCGACAGCCAGGCCCCGCCGTGCATCACCAGCATGGAGAGCGAGACAACGCCGGCCAGCAGCGCGAAGGGGTTGAGCAGGCCGAAGAAGGAGCCCTCGTAGAGCGGCATCAGATCCTCGGTCAGCCGGAACGGCACGCCCTGCAGGACGTTGCCGACCGCGACGCCGAAGATCAGCGCCGGCACGGCCCCGCCCACGAAGAGCGCCCAGTCCCAGGTGCTGCGCCACCTCGCGTCGTCGCGCTTGGAGCGGTACTTGAAGCCCACGGGACGCAGGATGAGGGCGGCGAGCACCAGGAACATCGCCAGGTAGAAGCCGGAGAAGCTCACCGCGTAGAGCGGCGGCCAGGCGGCGAAGATCGCCCCGCCGCCGAGGATGAACCACACCTGGTTGCCTTCCCAGACCGGACCGACCGTGTTGATCGCGATGCGGCGTTCGATGTCGGTCTTCGCCACGAAGGGGAGCAGCGCGCCCACCCCCATGTCGAAGCCGTCGGTGAGCGCGAAGCCGATCAGCAGGACGCCGAGCAGGCCCCACCAGATCACCCGCAGGATGTCGAAGTCGATGAGTTCATGCAGGATCATGACGCTTACTCCGCGGGCTGGGCGGCAAGGCCGCCGGTGCTGCTGCCGGTGCTGGTGCCGTTGCCGTTGAGCCGGGCGGCGCGACGCGCCATCCACTCTTCGGTTTCCTTCACGTCCATGTACGGCCCCTTGCGGATGTATTTGATCATCAGGCCCATCTCGACGATGAACAGCACCGTGTAGAAGAGGATGAAGCCGGAGAGCGTGATCAGCACCTCGGTGACGCCGAGGTGGGAGACGGAGAGCGCCGTCGGCAACACGCCGTCGACCGTCCAGGGCTGGCGACCGAATTCGGCGACGAACCAGCCGAGTTCCGCCGCGATCCACGGCGTCGGGATCGCGATCACCGCGAGCCACAGCGCCGGGCGCGGGAAGCGCATGCCCCGGAAGCTCGACAGGTAGAAGAAATAGGCCATCAGGGCGATAAAGCCGAAGCCGAGCGCGACCATGATGCGGAAGGCCCAGAACAGCGGCCAGACGGTCGGCACGGTGTCGTTCGCCGCCTGCTGGATCTGCGCCTCGCTCGCATCGCGCGGGTCGTCCACATAGCGCTTCAGCAGGAGAGCGAAGCCGAGATCGGCGCTGTGCTGCTCGAAGGTGTCCTTCACCGCCTGCGGCGTGGCCTCGCGCTCGGTGCGCAGGGTCATCAACGCGTCATAGGCAATGATGCCGGAGCGCACCCGCTCCTCGGCCTGCGCCACCAGTTCGCTGATGCCGGGGATTTCCTGGGTGAGCGAGCGCGTGCCGATCAGCCCCATGACGGCCGGAACATGGATCGCATAATGGGTTTCGCGCGCCTCCTGGTCGGGAAAGCCGACCACGGTGAAGGAGGCCGGCGCGGGTTCCGTTTCCCACATGGCCTCGATCGCGGCGAGCTTCATCTTCTGGGAGTGGGTGACCGAATAGCCGGACTCGTCGCCGAGCACCACGACCGACAGCGCCGAGGCGAGGCCGAAGCTCGCGGCGACCGCGATCGAGCGGCGGGCGAGATCCACATGCCGGCCCTTGATCAGGTACCAGGCGGACACGCCGAGCACGAAGACCGCCGCCGTGACATAGCCGGCCGACACGGTGTGCACGAACTTCGCCTGCGCCACGTCGTTGAAGACGACGTCGAAGAAGCTCGTCATCTCCATGCGCATGGTCATCGGATTGAAGGTCGCGCCCACCGGGTTCTGCATCCAGCCGTTGGCGATCAGGATCCACAGGGCGGAGAAGTTGGAGCCGATGGCGACCAGCCAGGCGACGGTGAGATGCCCCACCTTGGACAGCTTGTCCCAGCCGAAGAAGAACAGGCCGACGAAGGTCGCCTCCAGGAAGAAGGCCATCAGGCCCTCCACCGCCAGCGGGGCGCCGAAGACGTCGCCCACATAGTGGCTGTAGTAGCTCCAGTTCATGCCGAACTGGAACTCCATGGTGATGCCGGTGGCCACACCGAGCACGAAGTTGATGCCGAAGAGCGTGCCCCAGAACTTGGTCATCTGGCGCCAGATGGGACGGTCGGTCATCACATAGACCGTCTCCATGATGGCCACGATGATCGACAGGCCGAGCGTCAGCGGCACGAACAGAAAGTGATACATGGCCGTCAGCGCGAATTGCAGGCGCGACAGCTCAACGACGTCGAGGTCCATGACAGCGAGTCCCCGTTTGCCTCGTGGGAAATGTGCATCCACGATGCGCATTTGACGGGAAAGTCATGCCCGAGCGCCGGGTCCCGGGCATTGACATTTGTCATTAAGGGGTATCGGGCATACCGCTTTGACCTGCGACGCTTTGGCTCGCGGCCACCTGGACGGTTTCCTCCCGCGGACCGACACCGCCCAGCGCGACACCCCCCAGCGCAATGCAGCGGTCCGCCGCGTCGCGCTCGACCGCGCGATGGGAGGCCATCAGCACGGCCGCCTCCGGCAGATGGCTGCGGATCCCCGTCAGCACGCGCGCGGCCAACGCGTCGTCCAGCCCTTCCGTCGGCTCGTCGAGCAGCAGGATCGCGGGCCGGCGGACCAGAACCCGCGCCAGCGCCAGCCGCCGCGCCTCGCCGCCCGACAGGCCGCTGCCCGCCTCGCCGAGGCGCAAGTCCAGCCCGCCGCGCGCGCGCACCACGTCGCCGAGACACACGGTCTCCAGCACCGCCCAGAGCGCCGCGTCGTCGAGGTCGGGGCGCGCCAGCGTCAGCGCCTCGCGCAGCGTGCCGCTCATCAAGGCGCTGCGCTGCGGCAACAGGCCGACGCGGGCGCGCAGCTCCGGCTCGGCGAGCGCGCGGATATCCTGCCCGGCGAGATGCACCGTGCCGGACTGCGGAGCCAGCAGTCCGGCCGCGAGAAAGAGCAGCGTGCTCTTGCCCGCTCCGCTCGCCCCGGTCAGCGCGACGGTCTCGCCGGCGGCGACCGACAGCGTCACGCCGTCGAGCACGGCGGCCGCCCCCGGCGCATGGCGATAGGTCAGCGCCGCGCACCGCAGCGCCGCGGTTTCGGTCTCGGGCGGTTCGACGGGCGTTTCAACGGGCGTTGCCGGCGCGCGGGGAGCGGATACGTCCCCCTCGTCAGGGCGCGCCAACTGACGCTCCACCCGGCGCGCGGCGTCCACCATGCGCCCCAGTTCCGCGACACCGCGCCGCAGGGGCGCGAAGGCCTCCGCCAGCGCAAGGCTTGCGAAGAAGGCAAGCGCCGCCAGCGCCGGGCCGATCTCCCCGCGTTCCACCAGAAACGCGCCGAGCGTCAGCGCGCCGGCGGAGACCAGCGTCTCGGTCACGCCGAGCACCACCGCGCCCGACTGCTCCGCCCGGTCGTTGGCGTCGAGGTCGGCCCGCAGCCGGGCCTCGGCGGCCAGCGCGTGCGTCACCTGATCCTGAAGCCGGCCGTAGACCACCAGATCGGCGCGGGCGCGCAAGAGGTCGATCACCCGCATGCGAAAGGCCTGCAGCGCGGCGGCCGAGCGGCGCGAGGGCGCGCGCCCCTTCACGTAGACGACGGCGAGCCCGAGCGCGGCCCCGAAGGTGCCGCAGACGAGCAGCCACGCCGCAAGCCCCAGCCCGACCAGCGCCCACAGCACGAGAAAGGCGAGCGACAGCGTCGCGAAGCCGGCGGCGGCGGGAATCGCCAGCCGCAGCGCCACGCCGTCGAGCGCGTCCACGTCCATCGTCAGCCGGTTCATGTGGAGCGAACTGCGCAGGGCCGCGAGCCGGCGGAACGGCAGCTCGATCATCGCGGCGAGCAGCGCGCCGCGCAGGGCGGCGAGCCCACGCAAGGTGGCATCGTGGGTGAGCAGGCGCTCGCCGTAGCGCGCCGCCGTGCGCCCCAGCGCCAGAAAGCGCACGCCGGCGCTCGGACGGAAGACATCGAAGGCGACGAGCCCGCCGGCGAGACCCGCGATGCCGGCGGCGGTGATGAACCAGCCCGACAGGCCGAGCAGCGCGACGCCGGCCATCAGCACGGTGGCGGCGAGCAGCGCGCCCCGCGTCATCGCCCAGCGATTGCCGGCCAGGATACGGCGAAACACCCGCCACAGCGCCCTCATGCCCCGCCCTCCAGCCGTACGACGCGGTCCATCCGGGCGGCGAGCCGCATGTCATGCGTCGCCACGACGAGGGTCGCGCCGCGCGCGGCGAGCGCCAGCAGTCCCTCGGCCACGGCCTCCGCCGTCGCCGCGTCGAGATCGGCGGTGGGCTCGTCAGCGAAGACCACGTCCCGGTCGGCGGCAAGCCCGCGCGCGATCATCAACCGCCGCGCCTCGCCGCCCGACACCCCGTGACCGCTTTCGCCGATCCGTGTGGCGAGCCCGCGCGGCAGCGCGGCGACGATCCCGCGCCCGCGCGCGGCCTCGAGCGCCCGCGCGAGCGTGTCGGGTGACGCCTCCGCCGCCCCGAGACGCAGGTTGGCGCGCAAGCTCGCGTTGAGGAAATGCGGCGTCTGGCCGATCCAGGCGACCCGGGCCCGCCAGGCGTCCGCCGTTTCCGCCGAAAGCGCGTGCCCCGCAACGCGGACCGTACCGCCGGACGGCGCCCGCAAGCCCGCCATCACGGCGAGCAGGGTGGATTTGCCCGACCCGCTCGGCCCCACGAGCGCGATCCGCTCGCCGCCGGAGATCGCGATGTCGGGATAGGCGATCTCCTCCGACAGCGAGCCGGAAGACCCGAAAGCGCCGCCGACCGCCACCCGCACACCGGACAGCGCGATATCGGCCGCCCCGGGGAGCGGATCGGCCCCCGCGCCGTGCCCCAGGATCTCGGCGCCCTCCTCCGCCTCCAGGCGCGCGACTTCGCCGGCCACCGCCGAGGCGGCGGCCTTGTCGTGCCAGGCGCTCGCCAGATCGCGCAGGGGCTGGAAGAACTCCGGCGCGAGAAGCAGCAGGAACACGCCCTCCCACACCGTCAGCGGCGTCGCATAGGCGCCGAAGGTAAACTCGCCGAGCAGCGCGAAGCCGACATAGACCGCGACCATCGCCACGCCCAGCGCGGCGAACAGCTCCAGCACGGCCGACGACAGGAAGGCGATGCGCAGGACCTCCATCGTGCGCGCCCGCAACCGGTCGGCGGCGCCCTGGAAGCCGGCGAGCGTGCGCGCCCCAGCGTCGAGCAGGCGAATGTCGACGAGCGCGTTGATGCGCTCCAGAACCAGCGCGTTCAGGCTGCCGATTTCCTGCATCTGCCGCTCGCTCGCCTCGCGCGCGGCATAGCCGACCAGCGCCATGAACACCGGGATCAGCGGCCCGGCCACCAGCAGGATGCCGGCCACCGCCCAGGACATGGAGAGAGCGACGGCGAGGATCACCGGCGGCATCACCATGGTGCGCGCCATGGCCGGGCGATAGCGGGTGAGATAGGGCGTGAGGCTCGCCGCCTTTTCCGACACCAGCGCGGCGATCTCGGCCGACCCGACTGTTGCCGCCCCCTGCGCGGCCCGCACGGCCGAGCGGCGCAACAGATCGTGGCGCAAGGCGGCGACCGCCCGGTCGGCGGCACGATGCGCCATGCGCGCGGAGACCGTCGACAGCCCCACGCGCGTCAACCCGAGCACCGCGAAGCCCGCGCAGGACAGCCACAGGCCGAGCCACGGATCGCGATCCAGCACGAGCCCGGAGATCACATCGGCGACCAGCGCGGCCTGCGCCAGCCAGAGCAGCGCGGCGAGCGTCGCCAGCCCGCTTGCCCGCGACAGGAGACGGGCCGCCGGCGCGCAGATCGCCCGCAGGCGGGCCTGAACGGCGTCACGATCCAGGGAAGCTTCGGAAGAGGGCTCGGAGCCGGGCAAGAGACTATCCGTAAATGCGCATCTGAAAGTCAATTATTGGGCGCTCACGCCATTTGTCATGACATTTATCAAATCGTTCCGCGCAAGGGTGCGTATTTTTGGCCTTGCCTCACACCCGAGCGGAGCAGACGCATGCGCCTCACGACCCGCACGAACCTCGCCATGCGCACGCTGATGTATTGCGCCGTCCTGTCGGAGCGCAGCGCCCGGCGCCGCGAGATCGCGCGCGCCTGCAACGCCTCGGAAAACCATCTCGCGCAGGTGGTGCGGCTGCTCGGCCAGCACGGGTTCATCAAGGCGGTGCGCGGGCGCAACGGCGGGCTCAGGCTCGCCCGGCCGGCGGAAACCATCAACGTCGGCTCGGTCGTGCGGGTGTTCGAGGCCAATCTCCCCTTCGCCGAGTGTTTCGAGGGCGGCGAGAACACCTGCCCGCTGATCGCCTGCTGCTGGCTGCGCCCGGCGCTGAAACGCGCCATCGAGGCCTTCTACCAGACCCTCGACGGGATCACGCTGGACGAACTGGTCTCCGGCAACACCGAACTGGCCGCCGTGCTGAAGGCGGGCGGCCCCGGCGCGCAGCCACCCGCGCCGCACCGCGCCTGCGTCTTCGCGACGCAGTAGCGCCTCCGCAAGACGGCCGCGGCGGAGCTGCGACCATAATATTCATAGTTTCGAATAAAGGTAACAGGAGCCTCTCATGAGCGACCAGATCCACACCTCGCAACCCGGCCTGCCGCGTCTCAACGAGCCCGCGCCGGACTTCACCGCGCCGACCACCCATGGCACGCGCTCGCTGTCGGACTATCGCGGCAAGTGGCTGATTCTCTTCTCGCATCCGGCCGACTTCACGCCGGTCTGCACGACCGAGTTCATGGCCTTCGCCCGCGCCTCGGACGACTTCCGCGCGCTGAACTGCGAGCTGCTCGGCCTCTCGATCGACAGCCATTATGCGCACATCGCCTGGGTGCGCAGCATCAAGGAGAATTTCGGCGTCGAGGTCGACTTCCCGATCATCGCCGACCTGTCGATGGAGGTGGCCCATGCCTACGGCATGATACAGCCCGGCGCCTCGGACACCTCGGCGGTGCGCGCGACCTTCCTCATCGATCCCGAGGGCAAGCTGCGGGCGATGGTCTACTATCCCATGAGCAACGGCCGTTCGATCGATGAATTCCTGCGCCTGCTCAAGGCGTTGCAGACATCGGACGCCAACGGCGTCGCAACCCCCGAGGCCTGGCAGCCGGGCGAGAAGGTGATCGTCCCGCCGCCGGCCACCACCGAGGAGGCGGATGCCCGCGCCGGCAAGGGCTACGACTACGTCGACTGGTACTTCTCCAAGCGCGATCTGTGAGGTCGCGCCGCGCACCGCTCATGGACCGGCCCGCCCGCTGGTGGTCCGGGCCGGCGAGGCGGGCAGGCTCACAGGAAGTCTCCCAGGACGTTTCTCAGGCGGCAGTGCCGTCAACCACCTGGCGCAGCCGGCCGAGATCGGCGTCGAACCGGTTGTAGCCGTGATCGGTAAGCAGCCCCTGGCGCTTGAACTCCGACACGGTGCGGCTGGCATGTTCGGTGGTGATGCCGAGCACGGAGCCGAGATCCTCGCGCGTGAGCAGGGTCAGCGCGCCGTGGTCGTCGGCCATGCTGAGCACGAAGCGGGCGAGGCGCTCGCGGGCGTTGCCGGTGGACAAGCCCGACAGCCAGTCGTCGGCCTGGCGCAGCGCGTCGTGCCAGCGCCGCATCAACTGGGTGTGCAGGCGCGGGGTTTCGCGGTCGAGCCGTTCCACCACCTCGCGCGGCACGCGGCAGACCTCGGTCTTTTGCAGCGCGATGGCGGTGTGGGCGAACTCCTCGGCGACCAGAGCCTCCAGCCCCGCCGTGGCGCCGGGGCGCAGCAGACGCACAATGCGCTGCGATCCGTCGGGCAGATACTGGAGCAGCTTCACGAGACCGCTGCGCACCGTGAAGACGCTCGTCGCGGGATCGCCGGCGGCATAGAGCTGGGCTCCGGGGTCGAAGACCAGTTCCTCGATCGGCATGTGGATCAGGTCGAAGTCCTCGCGCTTGAGATCCGCGAAGAGCACCAGGCTTCGAATGCCGCAGGATTCGCACTTGGCGCGCCCCTTGTAGGCCGCGTCGATGCGCGATCGCCGCATGGCTCGTCCCTCCTCCTACGCCCGATTCAGGTCCACATCAGGTCCGGACCCGGCCCGAAACGGGCCCGGACACGGCACACATCCGCCGGCGGCGCCGCCCCGTCCGGCGACCCGCTTCGGCGGCTCGCTTCGGCGGCTCGCTTCGGCGGCTCGCTTCGGCGCGACCATAACAGCTTCGATCCGCCCGCGCGTCAATTTCTCCGCCCCGGAAATGGCATCGTCGGTTGCGTCCTCCATGGCATCTTCCCGGCCCCTTCACCACGCCGACACGCGACGCGCGAAACCGGGGCTTGAACCTCACCCAGCTGGAGCCTTTACGCTCGCGCGCATCACCCCATATCGGGGCCAGACCGGACCGGGAACCGCCTGCGGGAGAAAGACATGACCACGCCGCGTACACGTCTGATCGCCAACCTGAGAGCAATCGTGGCAATCCCCCTCGCCGGGGCCGGCCTGCTTGGCCTTGCGACCCTGCCCGCGCAGGCCGAGACGCCCGTGCAATCGCCACCCGCGCAATCGTCCGCCCTCCAGGCGCCGGACGTCGCCGTCAAGAAGACGAGCGGCTGCGGCTGCTGCGTCGCCTGGATGGAACACATGGAAGAGAACGGCTTTTCGGTCAGCGGCGAGAACGTGCCGAACGGCGCGCTGGTGCGCTTCAAGATGCGCTCCGGCGTGCCGCAAGAGATGGCCTCCTGCCACACCGCCAGGGTCGGGGGCTATGTGATCGAGGGCCATGTGCCGGCCGCCGACGTGCGCCGCCTGCTCGACGAACGCCCCGACGCGGTCGGACTGGCGGTGCCCGGCATGCCGCTCGGCTCGCCGGGCATGGACTTCGGCGACGACCAGGAGGCCTATGAGGTCCATCTGATCCGGCGCGACGGCAGCACCGAGGTCTTCTCCCGCCATCCCGGCAGCTGAGCGCGGCCCGGGGCAGTGCCCCGGGCGCGCCTCATGCGACCTGCGGCGCGGGCACGTCGCGGCCGCGCAACAGGCGCAGGGCATTGGCCACGACCAGCAGCGAGACGCCGACATCGGCGGCGATCGCCCCCCAGAGCGAGGCAAGCCCGAAGGCGGTCAGCCCCACGAAGAACGCCTTCGTGGCGAGCGACAGCGCGATGTTCTGCCGGATGACGCCCATCGTGCGCCGCGAATGGCCGATCAGCCACGGAAGCCGGGCGATGTCGTCGGTCATCAGGGCGATGTCGGCGGTCTCGATCGCGGCATCGGAGCCGACCGCCCCCATCGCGATGCCATAATGGGCCCGCGCCATGGCCGGGGCATCGTTCACCCCGTCGCCGACCATCGCCACCATGGCATGACGGGCGACCAGATCCTCGATGGCCGCCACCTTGTCCTCCGGCAACAGATCGGCGCGCACCTCGTCGATGCCGACCTCGGCGGCGACCGTCCGGGCGGTGCGTTCATTGTCGCCGGTCAGCATCACGATGGTCGCAACCCCCTGACGATGCAGAGCGCCCACGATGGCCTTCGCCTCCGGCCGAATGCGGTCGCGCAGCTCGAGAAGACCGATGAGCCGGTCCGCGTCGCCCACGGCGACCAGCGTGTTGCCCGCGTCCTCGATGTGGGCGCGCAGGTCGGCGGGAACCGCATCGCCAAATCCCTTCTCCCGCGCCAGCCGGTCGGAGCCGAGCCACACCGGCTTGCCCTCGAGCACGCCCTCGATGCCGCGCCCCGGCAGGCTGCGGGTGTCCTCGGCAATGCTCTCCGAAAGGCCCCGCGCCTCGGCGGCGGCGAGAATCGCGCGCGCCAGCGGATGCGACGAGCGGCGCTCCAGCGCGGCCGCTGCGGCCAGCACCGTTTCTTCCGACGCGCCCTTAAGCGGATGGATGCGCGCGACTTCCGGCGTGCCGAAGGTCAGCGTGCCGGTCTTGTCCAGCGCCAGCGCCGTTGTGTGGCCGGGGGCCTCGACATAGGCGCCGCCCTTGATCAGCACGCCCTGGCGCGCAGAGGAGGCGAGCGCCGCGACGATGGAGACCGGCGTCGAGATGACCAGCGCACAGGGACAGGCGATCACCAGAAGCACCAGCGCGTTGTAGATCCAGCTCTCCCACGCGCCCGCGAACAGCAGCGGCGGCACCAGCGCGATGAGAACGGCAAGCGCCAGCACCGCCGGGGTGTAGATCCGCGCGAACTTCGCCACCCATTGCTCCACCGGCGCGCGGCGCGCATGGGCGTCGCCCACCATGCGGATGATGCGGGCGAGCACCGTGTCCTCGGCCGCCCGGCTGGCGCGCACCACCAGCGTGCCGTCGCCGTTGATCGTGCCGGCGTAGACCGGATCGCCCGGCTCCTTTGGCTGCGGTGCGCTTTCGCCGGTGATCGGCGCCTGATCCACCGCGCCGATGCCCGACACCACCTCGCCGTCGAGCGCGATCCGGTCGCCGCCGCGCACCACGAACCGCATGCCCGCCACGACCTCGGACGCGGGCACATCCGCCTCGCTGCCGTCCTCGCGGATCACCCGCGCCGTCGGCGGCGCGAGATCGAGCAGGGCCGCGACCGCGTTGCGCGCCCGCCCCACGCTCCAGCTTTCCAGCGTCAGCGACAGCGCGAAGAGAAAGGCCACGGTCGCCGCCTCGAAATATTCGCCGAGCACGACCGCGCCCGTCACCGCCACCATCATCAAAAGGTTCATGTCCGGCGACAGACGGCGGGCCGACGACAGCGCCTTGGGCGCGACGAGCCAGGCGCCGAAGACGATGGCCGCGAGGAACAGCGCCACCTCGGCCAGTGGCATCGGCGTGTCGCCATGCCCGGCGAAGAGCGACAGGGCGCCCGCCCCGCCCGTCTCGATCACGTGATAGACGATTGCCGTGAGCCAGAAGACCCCGCTCGCTGCCGTGAAGCGGATCTGACGGGTCAGATGCGCCGCGTGGTCGGCCTCCGCACTTTCGGCATCCCAGGGTTTCGCGCGCATGCCCGTGCCCGCGACGAGTTGCGCGATCCGCGCGTCCGAAATGGGACGCGCGCTGTCGAGCACGGTCATGCGACCGTTGATCACGTCGAAGGCGAGGTGTTCGTCACCGCCGATCTCCGGCCCGAGCACGCGGTTGAGGATGGCGACCTCCTCCGCGCAGTCGAGACCGGTCACCCGGAAGCTGCGGCCGTCTCCGGTGGCGCGCGAGGCCGGCGGCACATCGCCGCAGCCCGGCGCCCGGGAGGCACAGCAGCCTGCCTCCGCCGTCTCGCGGTCGCGCGCGAAGGCCCCCTCTTCGCGGTCGCGCGCAAGGGAAGGAGCCTTCGCCGTGTCCTCGGCGGGGGCTTCGTCGGCACGGCATCCGTGCCCCTGCCGCGCCGCGACGGCTTGCGTGTCCCCGATACGGGTCATGATGTCACCTGTCCTGTCATCGTCTCGCCGGATTGAGTCTTTCGACCTTGGAGACAAGGATAGGATCTCCAGTCGCTAGAGCTTCAAGGGCCTTTTTCGCACGTGCCCGCGCCGCCCTGTTGCGATGCGATAACCCGGCCTTAATCCTTCTCTCTCACGCTGCGGAAAGTAGACCACGCAAACGCCGCAAGGCGGCGATCCGGGGGCAGTGGACACATGACACGACATTCAGCACGCGTGCGGCAGGGTCTCGCCTTCACCACCCTTGCGGGCCTGGCGATCATCGCGCTCGCGATGGCGGCGATCGGGGCGAGCGGCCTCACATCGATCCGCACCCTGTCGGCGCATCTCGGCGCCGCCTCGACGGCCAGCGAGACACTGGACGGCATCCGCGCGGTGATGGTGCGCGCCAACGCCTTTCTGGCCGGTGGCACGCCGGAGGCCCAGACCGCTCTGACGCAGGTGATCGCGGACGAGCGCGGCCGGCTGGCCCGCGCCACGGAGCGTCTCGCCGACGACGCCGCCCGGGCGGAGTTCACGGCCATTGTCGCCGGGCTCGACGCGGTTCCCGCCCAGGCGGCCGAGGTCGCCGCGACCCGCGCGGCCTATCGCGACAACGCCGAGACGCTGGAGGCGCTGGCGGTGGCGAGCGAACGCGCCGTCGCCGAAACGGCGGATGCCGTGCGTCAGGCCACGCTGTCCTTCCGCTCCGAGGAAGCCGTCGTCCAGGGGCCCTTCGCCAAGGCCGCGGGGCTCGCCCGGGAGATCGACCGCATCGGCGCCGCGCTGGACCAGTTGGGTACCGCAGTGGCCGAGGGGCTGCTGCCCGACCCCCTCGCCGACACCGCCGCGAGCCTGAGCGCCACGGCGAAGCGCATGCGCTTCAAGGTGCCGCCGCCGGCCCGCCCGGCGCTCGGACAATTGACCGCCCCGCTGTCCGACATCGAGGCGCTGCTCGCCGAGGCGGCGGACGGATCACTTTCGGACAGCCAGAAGTCCCTCTTCGCACAGGCGCGCGCCGAGGCCGACGCCGCGCTGGCGGCGCTCGCCCAGGCCGGGCTCGCGCCGCTCGCCGAGACGATCGACGCGCAGGCCCGCATCGAACAGGGCGGGGCCATGCTGGATACGCTCGACGGCCATGTGACGGCGGCCGCCCGCATTCTCACCGATCTGCGGCTCGCGGTGGTGGCGTTTCGCGGCGATCCCGGGCCCGAGGCGCGCGAGGCGCTGACCGCCGAGATCCACAAGTTCGCCGTGCGCGTCGAGGCCGCCCGCACCGAAGTCGCGGGACAGGCCGACTGGGACACGCTGCTGGCGCCGCTCGCCGAACAGGCGCGCGTGCTGGAAGGCGACGTGCCGGGGATCACCGAGGCGATGATCGCCCAGCGGGCGAGCGACCGCCGCGCGGCAGACGCCATGGCGACGGCCCTGAGCGAGATTTCCGCGTCGGTGCGCGCCGGTGTCGCGCGCATCGAGACCCGCGCCGCCGAGGATGCCCGCGCCGCGCTGTGGACCATCGCGATTGCCTTTCTCTTTGGTGCTGGGTGTCTCGCGGCCGCCGCCTTCGGCGTGCTTGCCCGCGTGCTCAAGCCGCTGCGCCGGATGACCGACAGCATGCACCGGCTCGGCGAGGGCGATCTCTCCGTCCCGGTCGAGGGCACGGAACGCTCCGACGAGCTCGGCCTGATGGCCCGCGCGGTCGCCGCCTTCCGCACGGGGCTGGTCGAGCGCGAGCGTCTGGCCGCAGAGCAGGAGCGCGAACGCGCTGCCGCCCGCGAGCGCCAGGCCGCGATGGAGGCAATGATCGACGATTTCCGCAGCCAGGCGAGCACCCTCGTCGACGGCGTCGACCGGCTGATG
It encodes the following:
- the cydX gene encoding cytochrome bd-I oxidase subunit CydX, translated to MWYFAWLLGLPVAALFAVVNAMWLEMAEDRRLEESTSRPNDR
- the cydB gene encoding cytochrome d ubiquinol oxidase subunit II, which encodes MILHELIDFDILRVIWWGLLGVLLIGFALTDGFDMGVGALLPFVAKTDIERRIAINTVGPVWEGNQVWFILGGGAIFAAWPPLYAVSFSGFYLAMFLVLAALILRPVGFKYRSKRDDARWRSTWDWALFVGGAVPALIFGVAVGNVLQGVPFRLTEDLMPLYEGSFFGLLNPFALLAGVVSLSMLVMHGGAWLSLKAEGPVATRARTFGAVAALVAMASFALAGVWLAVGIDGYAFTGPVATDGPSNPRLTEVVHAGSWMSAYAERPWIAIAPLMGFAGAALTFLGLKAGREVSTLLASKMAILGVISTVGLTMFPFILPSTIDPRSSLTVWDSSSSHLTLFVMLVMTVIFMPIILAYTAWVYKVLWGKVGEADVTESETAY
- a CDS encoding cytochrome ubiquinol oxidase subunit I: MDLDVVELSRLQFALTAMYHFLFVPLTLGLSIIVAIMETVYVMTDRPIWRQMTKFWGTLFGINFVLGVATGITMEFQFGMNWSYYSHYVGDVFGAPLAVEGLMAFFLEATFVGLFFFGWDKLSKVGHLTVAWLVAIGSNFSALWILIANGWMQNPVGATFNPMTMRMEMTSFFDVVFNDVAQAKFVHTVSAGYVTAAVFVLGVSAWYLIKGRHVDLARRSIAVAASFGLASALSVVVLGDESGYSVTHSQKMKLAAIEAMWETEPAPASFTVVGFPDQEARETHYAIHVPAVMGLIGTRSLTQEIPGISELVAQAEERVRSGIIAYDALMTLRTEREATPQAVKDTFEQHSADLGFALLLKRYVDDPRDASEAQIQQAANDTVPTVWPLFWAFRIMVALGFGFIALMAYFFYLSSFRGMRFPRPALWLAVIAIPTPWIAAELGWFVAEFGRQPWTVDGVLPTALSVSHLGVTEVLITLSGFILFYTVLFIVEMGLMIKYIRKGPYMDVKETEEWMARRAARLNGNGTSTGSSTGGLAAQPAE
- a CDS encoding ATP-binding cassette domain-containing protein; protein product: MRALWRVFRRILAGNRWAMTRGALLAATVLMAGVALLGLSGWFITAAGIAGLAGGLVAFDVFRPSAGVRFLALGRTAARYGERLLTHDATLRGLAALRGALLAAMIELPFRRLAALRSSLHMNRLTMDVDALDGVALRLAIPAAAGFATLSLAFLVLWALVGLGLAAWLLVCGTFGAALGLAVVYVKGRAPSRRSAAALQAFRMRVIDLLRARADLVVYGRLQDQVTHALAAEARLRADLDANDRAEQSGAVVLGVTETLVSAGALTLGAFLVERGEIGPALAALAFFASLALAEAFAPLRRGVAELGRMVDAARRVERQLARPDEGDVSAPRAPATPVETPVEPPETETAALRCAALTYRHAPGAAAVLDGVTLSVAAGETVALTGASGAGKSTLLFLAAGLLAPQSGTVHLAGQDIRALAEPELRARVGLLPQRSALMSGTLREALTLARPDLDDAALWAVLETVCLGDVVRARGGLDLRLGEAGSGLSGGEARRLALARVLVRRPAILLLDEPTEGLDDALAARVLTGIRSHLPEAAVLMASHRAVERDAADRCIALGGVALGGVGPREETVQVAASQSVAGQSGMPDTP